A DNA window from Populus trichocarpa isolate Nisqually-1 unplaced genomic scaffold, P.trichocarpa_v4.1 scaffold_67, whole genome shotgun sequence contains the following coding sequences:
- the LOC7462791 gene encoding ABC transporter C family member 3 isoform X4: MEMFFESTEQGVAAIVSSSSSIMHAPGSNIDFLLESIFISGFCGSLHLVLLLALCVLFLCKKLSRWGDGEGSSEMLMMKRRFLWYKQTLVCCLGVSVFNFILCLLSYFYLYGNVLSDGEIMTLLDLGLRTLSWGALVVYLHTQFFNSGENMFPLLLRVWWGFYLAISCYCFFVDVFLHHKHLSLEIECSLVSDVVSVFTGLFLCYVGFLRSDIQDVLEEPLLNDDSSSINNLENRGADTVTPFGNAGLFSILTFSWMNSLIAAGNKKTLDLEDVPQLHGVDSVVGAFPVFKNKLESDCGRVTRFKFAKALFLLVWKEILWTALLALIDTLGSYVGPYLIDVFVQCLDGRGEFKNQGYILASAFVAAKLAECLADRHSSFRLQQIGTRLRAVTATMIYNKSLTISCQSKQGHSSGEMINIMTIDADRLGTFSQYIHDPWVVILQVCLALLILYRNLGLGSVAGFVATVIVMSLNYPFGRLEEKFQGKLMESKDKRMKATTEILRNMRILKLQGWEMKFLSKILELREVETRWLKKYFYTSVVITVVFWATPTVVAVATFGTCMLMGIPLESGKVLSALATFEILQYPIYNLPDTVSMLIQTKVSLDRIASFLCLDDLQPDAIEKLPGGSSDTAIEIVDGNFSWDLSSSRATLKDINFKVLNGMKVAVCGIVGSGKSSLLSSILGELPKISGTLKLCGTKAYAAQSPWIQSGTIEENILFGKVMDRERYDKVLEACSLKKDLEILSFGDQTGIGERGINLSGGQKQRIQIARALYQDAQIYLFDDPFSAVDAHTGSHLFKEVLLGLLSSETVIYVTHQVEFLSAADLILVMKDGRIAQAGKYDEILNSGSDFKVLVGAHKAALSVLDSRQAGAVSENESVRDNNGGENSTNGIVHNEGNKDSQIGKADEVAEPQAQLIQEEEREKGSVGFQIYWKYFTTAYGGALVPFILLAQLLFQILQIGSTYWMAWATPVSKDVKPVVSGSRLLIVYVSLVIGSSFCMLAQAMLLVTAGYKTATLLFNKLHLCIFRASMSFFEATPSGRIINRASTDQSALDMEIPHTVEGLAFEAIMLLGIIAVMSQVAWQVFIVSIPVIAACIWYQQYYIPSARELSRLIGVCNAPVIQNFAETISGATTIRSFDQESRFEEINMKLTDAYSRPKFHNSAAMQWLCFRMDMFSSITFAFCLFLLVSFPERTNPAIAGLAVTYALGLHTAQSVLIWCFCNCENKLISVERILQYISIPSEPPLVIEANKPDHSWPSHGEVDIDNLQVRYAPHMPLVLRGLSCTFPGGKKTGIVGRTGSGKSTLIQALFRTVEPAAGQIMIDSIDISLIGLHDLRSRLSIIPQDPTMFEGTVRSNLDPLEEYTDEQIWEVLDKCQLGDEVRKKERKLDSTVIENGENWSMGQRQLVCLGRVLLKKSKVLVLDEATASVDTATDNLIQQTLRQHFSDCTVITIAHRITSVLDSDMVLLLSHGLIEEYDSPTRLLENKSSSFSQLVAEYTVRSNTRFEKSTGLNL, from the exons ATGGAAATGTTTTTTGAGTCAACAGAGCAAGGTGTCGCAGCCATTGTCTCAAGCTCATCTTCCATAATGCATGCACCAGGTTCGaatattgattttcttcttgaatCCATTTTCATTAGTGGGTTCTGTGGATCGTTGCACTTGGTTTTGTTACTTGCTTTATGTGTCTTGTTTTTGTGTAAGAAACTCAGCAGGTGGGGTGATGGAGAGGGTTCTTCAGAGATGTTAATGATGAAGAGGAGGTTTTTGTGGTATAAACAGACCTTGGTCTGTTGTTTGGGTGTCtcggtttttaatttcatcttgtgTTTGTTGAGCTACTTTTATTTGTATGGAAATGTTTTGTCTGATGGTGAAATAATGACCCTTTTGGATTTAGGGCTTAGAACACTCTCTTGGGGTGCACTTGTTGTTTATTTGCATACCCAATTCTTTAACTCAGGTGAAAACATGTTCCCTTTGTTATTGAGAGTTTGGTGGGGTTTCTATTTGGCTATTTCTTGTTATTGCTTTTTTGTAGATGTTTTCCTTCATCACAAACACTTGTCTTTGGAGATAGAGTGCTCTTTAGTGTCTGATGTGGTCTCTGTGTTTACTGGATTGTTTCTTTGTTATGTTGGGTTTTTGAGAAGTGATATTCAAGATGTACTTGAAGAACCCCTTTTGAATGATGATTCTAGCTCGATTAATAATTTGGAGAACAGAGGGGCAGATACGGTGACTCCTTTTGGAAACGCTGGTCTTTTCAGTATTCTAACCTTTTCTTGGATGAATTCTTTAATTGCTGCTGGCAACAAGAAAACTTTAGACCTTGAAGATGTTCCTCAACTTCACGGTGTCGATAGTGTGGTTGGAGCTTTtccagtttttaaaaataagcttGAGTCGGATTGTGGTAGAGTTACAAGGTTCAAGTTCGCAAAAGCTTTGTTCCTGTTAGTCTGGAAAGAAATTTTATGGACAGCTTTATTGGCGTTGATTGACACGTTAGGTTCTTATGTTGGTCCCTACCTCATCGATGTTTTTGTTCAATGCCTTGACGGGCGAGGAGAATTCAAGAATCAAGGTTACATTTTGGCTTCCGCCTTTGTGGCTGCAAAGCTTGCTGAGTGCCTCGCAGACAGGCATTCATCTTTTAGGTTGCAACAAATTGGAACAAGGCTCCGTGCAGTAACAGCCACGATGATTTACAACAAGAGCTTGACCATTTCCTGTCAGTCAAAGCAGGGGCATTCAAGTGGAGAAATGATCAATATTATGACAATTGATGCTGATAGACTTGGCACCTTTAGTCAGTACATACACGATCCATGGGTGGTCATCTTGCAAGTTTGTTTGGCCTTGCTGATACTGTACAGAAATTTGGGACTCGGGTCAGTTGCTGGCTTTGTTGCGACAGTAATTGTCATGTCGTTAAACTATCCTTTTGGAAGATTGGAGGAGAAGTTTCAAGGCAAGTTAATGGAATCAAAAGATAAACGAATGAAGGCAACCACGGAGATTTTGAGAAATATGAGAATTCTCAAGCTTCAGGGATGGGAAATGAAGTTTTTGTCTAAGATTCTTGAACTCAGGGAAGTAGAGACACGGTGGCTGAAGAAATACTTCTATACTTCAGTAGTGATCACTGTTGTCTTCTGGGCTACTCCCACTGTTGTGGCTGTGGCCACCTTCGGTACTTGCATGCTAATGGGAATCCCGCTTGAATCAGGGAAGGTCTTATCTGCACTCGCAACATTCGAGATTCTTCAATACCCAATCTATAACCTTCCCGATACAGTTTCTATGCTAATTCAGACAAAGGTTTCTCTCGACAGAATtgcatcttttctttgtcttgaTGACTTGCAGCCTGATGCTATAGAGAAGCTTCCAGGAGGCAGTTCTGATACAGCAATTGAGATTGTTGATGGAAATTTCTCTTGGGATTTGTCTTCATCCAGGGCAACATTGAAAGATATAAACTTCAAAGTGCTCAATGGTATGAAGGTAGCTGTTTGTGGTATTGTTGGTTCAGGCAAGTCGAGCTTGCTTTCCTCCATTTTGGGAGAGTTACCCAAGATCTCAGGGACACTCAAGTTGTGTGGGACAAAGGCGTATGCTGCTCAGTCACCTTGGATACAGAGTGGTACGATAGAAGAGAACATATTGTTTGGTAAGGTGATGGACAGAGAAAGGTACGATAAGGTACTTGAAGCATGTTCCCTGAAGAAGGACCTGGAAATCCTCTCATTCGGTGATCAAACGGGTATTGGTGAGAGGGGTATCAACTTGAGTGGTGGACAGAAGCAAAGAATACAGATAGCACGTGCTCTCTACCAAGATGCCCAAATCTATCTATTTGATGACCCTTTCAGTGCCGTGGATGCTCATACTGGATCTCATTTGTTTAAA GAAGTTTTACTTGGTCTTTTAAGTTCAGAAACTGTTATTTATGTTACTCATCAGGTTGAGTTCTTATCCGCTGCTGATCTAATCTTG GTCATGAAAGATGGAAGGATCGCGCAGGCTGGGAAGTATGACGAAATTCTCAATTCAGGATCTGATTTTAAGGTACTTGTAGGTGCACACAAGGCAGCTTTATCAGTTCTTGATTCCAGACAGGCAGGAGCAGTTTCCGAAAATGAAAGTGTCAGAGACAACAATGGAGGCGAGAACAGTACTAATGGGATTGTTCATAACGAAGGAAATAAAGATTCACAAATTGGTAAAGCAGATGAGGTAGCCGAGCCACAAGCACAACTCAttcaagaagaagagagagagaaaggcagTGTTGGGTTTCAAATCTATTGGAAATATTTCACAACAGCATACGGAGGAGCTCTGGTGCCCTTTATATTACTGGCACAACTTCTCTTTCAGATCCTTCAAATTGGTAGCACTTATTGGATGGCATGGGCAACTCCTGTGTCAAAGGATGTGAAACCTGTTGTTAGTGGATCTAGACTGTTAATCGTCTATGTATCTCTGGTTATTGGAAGTTCTTTTTGCATGCTCGCTCAAGCCATGCTTCTTGTAACAGCAGGGTACAAAACTGCAACTCTACTATTCAACAAATTGCATCTGTGCATTTTTCGTGCTTCCATGTCCTTTTTTGAGGCAACCCCTAGCGGACGAATCATTAACAGA GCTTCTACAGATCAAAGTGCATTAGATATGGAAATTCCACATACAGTTGAGGGCCTTGCCTTCGAAGCAATCATGCTTCTGGGAATCATAGCAGTGATGTCTCAAGTGGCATggcaagtttttatagtttccATCCCCGTAATTGCTGCCTGTATCTGGTATCAG CAATACTACATTCCCTCAGCAAGAGAGCTTTCACGGTTGATTGGAGTATGCAACGCTCCAGTTATCCAAAATTTTGCAGAAACAATTTCAGGAGCAACAACGATCAGGAGCTTtgatcaagaatcaagattcgaAGAAATAAATATGAAACTAACAGATGCATATTCTCGGCCCAAATTTCATAATTCTGCTGCAATGCAATGGCTTTGCTTCCGAATGGATATGTTCAGTTCTATTACGTTTGCTTTCTGTCTGTTTCTTTTAGTCTCTTTTCCAGAAAGAACTAATCCAG cCATTGCAGGCTTAGCTGTTACGTATGCGCTTGGCCTACACACGGCACAATCTGTGTTGATATGGTGTTTCTGCAATTGCGAGAACAAACTCATATCAGTAGAGAGAATTCTTCAGTACATCTCTATTCCTTCCGAGCCTCCTCTTGTAATTGAAGCGAACAAGCCTGACCATTCTTGGCCATCACATGGTGAAGTTGACATCGATAATCTGCAG GTCCGATATGCCCCACACATGCCACTTGTGCTGCGTGGTCTCTCATGCACTTTCCCAGGAGGGAAGAAAACTGGTATTGTTGGGAGAACAGGCAGCGGTAAATCTACTCTCATACAGGCTCTTTTCCGAACTGTTGAACCTGCAGCTGGTCAGATTATGATTGACAGCATTGATATCTCATTGATTGGCCTGCATGATTTAAGGTCAAGACTGAGCATTATTCCCCAGGATCCAACCATGTTCGAAGGGACTGTTAGAAGTAATCTGGACCCACTTGAAGAGTACACAGATGAACAGATCTGGGAG GTTCTGGACAAGTGCCAACTTGGAGATGAAGttaggaaaaaggaaaggaagctaGATTCCACAG TTATCGAGAATGGGGAGAACTGGAGTATGGGCCAGAGGCAGCTAGTCTGTCTCGGGCGTGTGCTCCTCAAGAAAAGTAAGGTCTTGGTCCTTGATGAAGCTACTGCCTCAGTTGACACAGCCACTGATAATCTTATTCAGCAAACGCTCAGGCAGCACTTCTCTGACTGTACAGTGATAACCATTGCACATAGAATAACCTCTGTTCTTGACAGTGACATGGTTTTGCTTCTAAGTCATG GTCTCATTGAGGAGTATGATTCTCCAACAAGGTTGTTAGAAAACAagtcatcatcattctcacaactTGTAGCAGAGTACACAGTGAG GTCAAATACCCGTTTCGAGAAATCAACTGGATTAAATTTATAG
- the LOC7462791 gene encoding ABC transporter C family member 3 isoform X3, producing MEMFFESTEQGVAAIVSSSSSIMHAPGSNIDFLLESIFISGFCGSLHLVLLLALCVLFLCKKLSRWGDGEGSSEMLMMKRRFLWYKQTLVCCLGVSVFNFILCLLSYFYLYGNVLSDGEIMTLLDLGLRTLSWGALVVYLHTQFFNSGENMFPLLLRVWWGFYLAISCYCFFVDVFLHHKHLSLEIECSLVSDVVSVFTGLFLCYVGFLRSDIQDVLEEPLLNDDSSSINNLENRGADTVTPFGNAGLFSILTFSWMNSLIAAGNKKTLDLEDVPQLHGVDSVVGAFPVFKNKLESDCGRVTRFKFAKALFLLVWKEILWTALLALIDTLGSYVGPYLIDVFVQCLDGRGEFKNQGYILASAFVAAKLAECLADRHSSFRLQQIGTRLRAVTATMIYNKSLTISCQSKQGHSSGEMINIMTIDADRLGTFSQYIHDPWVVILQVCLALLILYRNLGLGSVAGFVATVIVMSLNYPFGRLEEKFQGKLMESKDKRMKATTEILRNMRILKLQGWEMKFLSKILELREVETRWLKKYFYTSVVITVVFWATPTVVAVATFGTCMLMGIPLESGKVLSALATFEILQYPIYNLPDTVSMLIQTKVSLDRIASFLCLDDLQPDAIEKLPGGSSDTAIEIVDGNFSWDLSSSRATLKDINFKVLNGMKVAVCGIVGSGKSSLLSSILGELPKISGTLKLCGTKAYAAQSPWIQSGTIEENILFGKVMDRERYDKVLEACSLKKDLEILSFGDQTGIGERGINLSGGQKQRIQIARALYQDAQIYLFDDPFSAVDAHTGSHLFKEVLLGLLSSETVIYVTHQVEFLSAADLILVMKDGRIAQAGKYDEILNSGSDFKVLVGAHKAALSVLDSRQAGAVSENESVRDNNGGENSTNGIVHNEGNKDSQIGKADEVAEPQAQLIQEEEREKGSVGFQIYWKYFTTAYGGALVPFILLAQLLFQILQIGSTYWMAWATPVSKDVKPVVSGSRLLIVYVSLVIGSSFCMLAQAMLLVTAGYKTATLLFNKLHLCIFRASMSFFEATPSGRIINRASTDQSALDMEIPHTVEGLAFEAIMLLGIIAVMSQVAWQVFIVSIPVIAACIWYQQYYIPSARELSRLIGVCNAPVIQNFAETISGATTIRSFDQESRFEEINMKLTDAYSRPKFHNSAAMQWLCFRMDMFSSITFAFCLFLLVSFPERTNPAIAGLAVTYALGLHTAQSVLIWCFCNCENKLISVERILQYISIPSEPPLVIEANKPDHSWPSHGEVDIDNLQVRYAPHMPLVLRGLSCTFPGGKKTGIVGRTGSGKSTLIQALFRTVEPAAGQIMIDSIDISLIGLHDLRSRLSIIPQDPTMFEGTVRSNLDPLEEYTDEQIWEVLDKCQLGDEVRKKERKLDSTVIENGENWSMGQRQLVCLGRVLLKKSKVLVLDEATASVDTATDNLIQQTLRQHFSDCTVITIAHRITSVLDSDMVLLLSHGLIEEYDSPTRLLENKSSSFSQLVAEYTVRSNTRFEKSTGLNL from the exons ATGGAAATGTTTTTTGAGTCAACAGAGCAAGGTGTCGCAGCCATTGTCTCAAGCTCATCTTCCATAATGCATGCACCAGGTTCGaatattgattttcttcttgaatCCATTTTCATTAGTGGGTTCTGTGGATCGTTGCACTTGGTTTTGTTACTTGCTTTATGTGTCTTGTTTTTGTGTAAGAAACTCAGCAGGTGGGGTGATGGAGAGGGTTCTTCAGAGATGTTAATGATGAAGAGGAGGTTTTTGTGGTATAAACAGACCTTGGTCTGTTGTTTGGGTGTCtcggtttttaatttcatcttgtgTTTGTTGAGCTACTTTTATTTGTATGGAAATGTTTTGTCTGATGGTGAAATAATGACCCTTTTGGATTTAGGGCTTAGAACACTCTCTTGGGGTGCACTTGTTGTTTATTTGCATACCCAATTCTTTAACTCAGGTGAAAACATGTTCCCTTTGTTATTGAGAGTTTGGTGGGGTTTCTATTTGGCTATTTCTTGTTATTGCTTTTTTGTAGATGTTTTCCTTCATCACAAACACTTGTCTTTGGAGATAGAGTGCTCTTTAGTGTCTGATGTGGTCTCTGTGTTTACTGGATTGTTTCTTTGTTATGTTGGGTTTTTGAGAAGTGATATTCAAGATGTACTTGAAGAACCCCTTTTGAATGATGATTCTAGCTCGATTAATAATTTGGAGAACAGAGGGGCAGATACGGTGACTCCTTTTGGAAACGCTGGTCTTTTCAGTATTCTAACCTTTTCTTGGATGAATTCTTTAATTGCTGCTGGCAACAAGAAAACTTTAGACCTTGAAGATGTTCCTCAACTTCACGGTGTCGATAGTGTGGTTGGAGCTTTtccagtttttaaaaataagcttGAGTCGGATTGTGGTAGAGTTACAAGGTTCAAGTTCGCAAAAGCTTTGTTCCTGTTAGTCTGGAAAGAAATTTTATGGACAGCTTTATTGGCGTTGATTGACACGTTAGGTTCTTATGTTGGTCCCTACCTCATCGATGTTTTTGTTCAATGCCTTGACGGGCGAGGAGAATTCAAGAATCAAGGTTACATTTTGGCTTCCGCCTTTGTGGCTGCAAAGCTTGCTGAGTGCCTCGCAGACAGGCATTCATCTTTTAGGTTGCAACAAATTGGAACAAGGCTCCGTGCAGTAACAGCCACGATGATTTACAACAAGAGCTTGACCATTTCCTGTCAGTCAAAGCAGGGGCATTCAAGTGGAGAAATGATCAATATTATGACAATTGATGCTGATAGACTTGGCACCTTTAGTCAGTACATACACGATCCATGGGTGGTCATCTTGCAAGTTTGTTTGGCCTTGCTGATACTGTACAGAAATTTGGGACTCGGGTCAGTTGCTGGCTTTGTTGCGACAGTAATTGTCATGTCGTTAAACTATCCTTTTGGAAGATTGGAGGAGAAGTTTCAAGGCAAGTTAATGGAATCAAAAGATAAACGAATGAAGGCAACCACGGAGATTTTGAGAAATATGAGAATTCTCAAGCTTCAGGGATGGGAAATGAAGTTTTTGTCTAAGATTCTTGAACTCAGGGAAGTAGAGACACGGTGGCTGAAGAAATACTTCTATACTTCAGTAGTGATCACTGTTGTCTTCTGGGCTACTCCCACTGTTGTGGCTGTGGCCACCTTCGGTACTTGCATGCTAATGGGAATCCCGCTTGAATCAGGGAAGGTCTTATCTGCACTCGCAACATTCGAGATTCTTCAATACCCAATCTATAACCTTCCCGATACAGTTTCTATGCTAATTCAGACAAAGGTTTCTCTCGACAGAATtgcatcttttctttgtcttgaTGACTTGCAGCCTGATGCTATAGAGAAGCTTCCAGGAGGCAGTTCTGATACAGCAATTGAGATTGTTGATGGAAATTTCTCTTGGGATTTGTCTTCATCCAGGGCAACATTGAAAGATATAAACTTCAAAGTGCTCAATGGTATGAAGGTAGCTGTTTGTGGTATTGTTGGTTCAGGCAAGTCGAGCTTGCTTTCCTCCATTTTGGGAGAGTTACCCAAGATCTCAGGGACACTCAAGTTGTGTGGGACAAAGGCGTATGCTGCTCAGTCACCTTGGATACAGAGTGGTACGATAGAAGAGAACATATTGTTTGGTAAGGTGATGGACAGAGAAAGGTACGATAAGGTACTTGAAGCATGTTCCCTGAAGAAGGACCTGGAAATCCTCTCATTCGGTGATCAAACGGGTATTGGTGAGAGGGGTATCAACTTGAGTGGTGGACAGAAGCAAAGAATACAGATAGCACGTGCTCTCTACCAAGATGCCCAAATCTATCTATTTGATGACCCTTTCAGTGCCGTGGATGCTCATACTGGATCTCATTTGTTTAAA GAAGTTTTACTTGGTCTTTTAAGTTCAGAAACTGTTATTTATGTTACTCATCAGGTTGAGTTCTTATCCGCTGCTGATCTAATCTTG GTCATGAAAGATGGAAGGATCGCGCAGGCTGGGAAGTATGACGAAATTCTCAATTCAGGATCTGATTTTAAGGTACTTGTAGGTGCACACAAGGCAGCTTTATCAGTTCTTGATTCCAGACAGGCAGGAGCAGTTTCCGAAAATGAAAGTGTCAGAGACAACAATGGAGGCGAGAACAGTACTAATGGGATTGTTCATAACGAAGGAAATAAAGATTCACAAATTGGTAAAGCAGATGAGGTAGCCGAGCCACAAGCACAACTCAttcaagaagaagagagagagaaaggcagTGTTGGGTTTCAAATCTATTGGAAATATTTCACAACAGCATACGGAGGAGCTCTGGTGCCCTTTATATTACTGGCACAACTTCTCTTTCAGATCCTTCAAATTGGTAGCACTTATTGGATGGCATGGGCAACTCCTGTGTCAAAGGATGTGAAACCTGTTGTTAGTGGATCTAGACTGTTAATCGTCTATGTATCTCTGGTTATTGGAAGTTCTTTTTGCATGCTCGCTCAAGCCATGCTTCTTGTAACAGCAGGGTACAAAACTGCAACTCTACTATTCAACAAATTGCATCTGTGCATTTTTCGTGCTTCCATGTCCTTTTTTGAGGCAACCCCTAGCGGACGAATCATTAACAGA GCTTCTACAGATCAAAGTGCATTAGATATGGAAATTCCACATACAGTTGAGGGCCTTGCCTTCGAAGCAATCATGCTTCTGGGAATCATAGCAGTGATGTCTCAAGTGGCATggcaagtttttatagtttccATCCCCGTAATTGCTGCCTGTATCTGGTATCAG CAATACTACATTCCCTCAGCAAGAGAGCTTTCACGGTTGATTGGAGTATGCAACGCTCCAGTTATCCAAAATTTTGCAGAAACAATTTCAGGAGCAACAACGATCAGGAGCTTtgatcaagaatcaagattcgaAGAAATAAATATGAAACTAACAGATGCATATTCTCGGCCCAAATTTCATAATTCTGCTGCAATGCAATGGCTTTGCTTCCGAATGGATATGTTCAGTTCTATTACGTTTGCTTTCTGTCTGTTTCTTTTAGTCTCTTTTCCAGAAAGAACTAATCCAG cCATTGCAGGCTTAGCTGTTACGTATGCGCTTGGCCTACACACGGCACAATCTGTGTTGATATGGTGTTTCTGCAATTGCGAGAACAAACTCATATCAGTAGAGAGAATTCTTCAGTACATCTCTATTCCTTCCGAGCCTCCTCTTGTAATTGAAGCGAACAAGCCTGACCATTCTTGGCCATCACATGGTGAAGTTGACATCGATAATCTGCAG GTCCGATATGCCCCACACATGCCACTTGTGCTGCGTGGTCTCTCATGCACTTTCCCAGGAGGGAAGAAAACTGGTATTGTTGGGAGAACAGGCAGCGGTAAATCTACTCTCATACAGGCTCTTTTCCGAACTGTTGAACCTGCAGCTGGTCAGATTATGATTGACAGCATTGATATCTCATTGATTGGCCTGCATGATTTAAGGTCAAGACTGAGCATTATTCCCCAGGATCCAACCATGTTCGAAGGGACTGTTAGAAGTAATCTGGACCCACTTGAAGAGTACACAGATGAACAGATCTGGGAG GTTCTGGACAAGTGCCAACTTGGAGATGAAGttaggaaaaaggaaaggaagctaGATTCCACAG TTATCGAGAATGGGGAGAACTGGAGTATGGGCCAGAGGCAGCTAGTCTGTCTCGGGCGTGTGCTCCTCAAGAAAAGTAAGGTCTTGGTCCTTGATGAAGCTACTGCCTCAGTTGACACAGCCACTGATAATCTTATTCAGCAAACGCTCAGGCAGCACTTCTCTGACTGTACAGTGATAACCATTGCACATAGAATAACCTCTGTTCTTGACAGTGACATGGTTTTGCTTCTAAGTCATG GTCTCATTGAGGAGTATGATTCTCCAACAAG GTTGTTAGAAAACAAGTCATCGTCATTCTCCCAACTTGTAGCAGAGTACACAGTGAGGTCAAATACCCGTTTCGAGAAATCAACTGGATTAAATTTATAG